Proteins from a single region of Noviherbaspirillum saxi:
- a CDS encoding acyl-CoA dehydrogenase family protein: MHIHRTVYRDDHEMLRETARRFFERECLPRQAAWDEAGYVDRETWLKAGREGLLCLTVPTEYGGGGGDFGHSAVLIEELHRSGISGWSLGVHSDIVAPYIVRLGTEEQKQKWLPKICRGETILALASNMERLTLIGSSTINGTGNTLGNVLIGNRAANTLEGLTGADSMSGGTGNDIYVVDNTGDVVTENADEGTDLVRSGITYTLSANTENLVLTGTTVLNGTGNVLDNLLTGNSAINTLTGNAGNDTLDGGAGADKLLGGVGNDVYLIDNASDVVTESINEGIDQVRSSVTLTAATNVESLARTGTAAINGTGNALANLILGNGGNNTLDGSSGTDLLQGGAGVDTVKDTSGNSLLDGGSGADILTGGTGKELLIGGAGNDTITTGTGADVIVFNHGDGQDTIAASTGKDNTISLGRGITYADLVFKKSSKYLVLVTGTSEQLTLKGWYLTTNNRNVANLQLVIEDL; the protein is encoded by the coding sequence ATGCATATCCACCGTACCGTCTACCGTGACGATCATGAGATGCTGCGCGAAACCGCGCGGCGCTTTTTTGAGCGTGAGTGCTTGCCGCGCCAGGCCGCATGGGATGAAGCCGGTTATGTCGATCGCGAAACCTGGCTCAAGGCCGGTCGCGAGGGCCTGCTGTGCCTGACCGTGCCCACCGAGTATGGCGGGGGCGGTGGCGACTTTGGTCATTCTGCCGTCCTGATCGAGGAGTTGCATCGCTCAGGCATCTCCGGCTGGAGCCTGGGAGTCCACTCCGACATCGTGGCCCCCTATATCGTGCGTCTCGGCACCGAGGAGCAGAAGCAGAAGTGGCTGCCCAAAATCTGCCGCGGCGAGACCATCCTGGCGCTGGCGAGCAACATGGAGAGACTTACATTGATTGGTAGCAGTACGATCAATGGTACGGGCAATACGCTTGGAAATGTCCTGATCGGCAATCGCGCGGCTAACACTCTCGAAGGCCTGACAGGCGCGGACAGTATGTCTGGTGGTACCGGTAACGATATCTACGTAGTGGATAACACCGGTGACGTCGTTACTGAAAATGCGGATGAAGGAACCGACCTTGTCAGGTCCGGCATAACGTACACGCTGAGTGCGAATACGGAAAACCTGGTGTTGACGGGAACAACCGTGCTTAATGGCACAGGCAACGTTTTGGACAATCTGTTGACCGGAAATTCTGCGATCAACACACTAACAGGCAACGCAGGAAACGATACGCTAGACGGTGGCGCCGGAGCGGACAAGCTTCTTGGTGGCGTGGGCAATGATGTATACCTCATCGATAACGCAAGCGACGTTGTGACTGAAAGCATCAATGAAGGGATTGATCAGGTCAGGTCCTCAGTCACGCTTACGGCAGCCACGAATGTCGAATCGCTGGCACGGACAGGAACTGCAGCTATCAACGGTACCGGCAACGCTTTGGCGAATCTGATTCTCGGTAACGGCGGAAACAATACGCTGGATGGGAGTAGCGGTACGGATCTGCTGCAAGGTGGTGCCGGTGTCGATACCGTCAAGGACACATCGGGCAACAGCCTGTTGGATGGCGGATCCGGTGCTGATATCCTCACAGGTGGTACAGGCAAAGAGCTGTTGATTGGTGGAGCCGGGAACGACACCATCACCACCGGCACCGGTGCTGATGTCATTGTATTTAACCATGGCGACGGCCAGGACACGATCGCAGCAAGTACGGGAAAGGACAATACGATATCGCTGGGACGAGGTATCACCTATGCAGACCTCGTGTTCAAGAAAAGCAGCAAGTATCTCGTTCTGGTGACTGGTACCAGCGAGCAGTTGACATTGAAGGGCTGGTATCTTACGACGAACAACCGGAATGTAGCGAATCTGCAGTTGGTGATCGAAGATCTTTGA
- a CDS encoding DM13 domain-containing protein, whose product MKKLLLLVASHAVALGLGFALGIYALPILTAPAGPSSAEAASAASQASYSGQFRRDLKDSDLLHWGEGKVSVGRQHIVLTGKLAPGPDYKLYLSPEFVETEADFMRLKSRMVRVGDVRTFENFTVAVPEAIDVSHYNTVIVWCESFSQFITAAKYR is encoded by the coding sequence ATGAAGAAACTGCTGCTTCTCGTTGCCTCTCACGCTGTCGCGCTAGGACTTGGCTTCGCCCTCGGCATCTACGCTCTTCCCATCCTTACGGCGCCAGCGGGGCCCAGCTCGGCCGAGGCGGCATCGGCAGCGAGTCAAGCCAGCTATAGCGGCCAGTTTCGCCGGGACCTCAAGGACAGCGATTTGCTGCACTGGGGAGAAGGCAAGGTCTCGGTTGGTCGTCAACACATTGTTCTTACTGGCAAGCTTGCTCCGGGGCCTGACTACAAGCTTTACCTGTCGCCGGAATTCGTGGAAACCGAGGCGGACTTCATGCGACTGAAATCGCGCATGGTGCGGGTGGGCGACGTGCGGACGTTCGAGAACTTCACGGTCGCGGTGCCTGAGGCGATCGACGTATCGCACTACAACACCGTGATCGTCTGGTGCGAGTCGTTCAGTCAATTCATTACAGCGGCCAAGTACCGATAG
- a CDS encoding DUF488 domain-containing protein: MAIKIVRLGSPRDKDEGLRIGTVRRPPRGVRKEDYASKNIYDVWYPNLSPSEELLKEGQHAGDAKSWASFRRKFIAEMKKPEATRTLDLLAALSHRTNMSMGCYCEDEAHCHRSILRALLVERGADMR, encoded by the coding sequence ATGGCAATCAAGATAGTAAGACTGGGAAGCCCGCGCGACAAGGATGAAGGCCTTCGCATTGGAACGGTTCGCCGGCCACCGAGAGGGGTGCGAAAGGAAGACTATGCAAGCAAGAATATCTACGACGTCTGGTACCCTAACCTGTCGCCCAGTGAAGAGCTATTGAAGGAAGGTCAGCATGCCGGAGATGCCAAATCCTGGGCGAGCTTCAGGCGTAAATTCATTGCCGAAATGAAGAAGCCCGAAGCGACCCGGACGCTGGACCTGCTTGCCGCACTATCGCACCGCACCAATATGTCGATGGGCTGCTATTGCGAAGATGAAGCGCATTGCCACCGATCGATACTGCGTGCTTTGCTGGTCGAACGCGGCGCCGATATGCGCTGA